From the genome of Brassica oleracea var. oleracea cultivar TO1000 chromosome C4, BOL, whole genome shotgun sequence:
GAAACATGTGTGTGGGTGAGGATAAACACTTGAGAGTGTGAGGATTATTTTTATCTGTTAACCTTTTGTGTTAAGCATTTTCAGGTTAAGATGTCTGAAGCTGACCAAAGAAGGTTTTTCAGTCAGTTTGAAGTCCGAGAGTTTTGTGACAACCTTGTGGAGGGTGTGGTGAAAGCCCTCAAGGACGTCAGTAAGATCCATAAGAAGAGCACAACCACCCGTGCACCTGTAGCTAAGCCATCCTTATTCATCAATGAAAAAATCTGAAAACAACCTTGAAGATCTAAAAGATTTTTCAGATTCTTTACTAATTTTTTATGAGTATGATGAAGAGATGATTGAAAGTTTGATGATTTGTGAGGATAATTGTGATCTTCTTTTTCCAGAACCTGATTTTATGTTTGATAAAGAACAGACTATTGCAGAACTAACCTTTTTGCAACCGGAGCATCCGAGTAGTCTTGTTCTATTTTCACAGGATTTTGAGGAAAAGCCATTCGACTACCCACATCAAGGACCGCTTCTTGATACTATGAAACCCTTGGACGATGGCCTAGGTCCCATCTTTAATGAGGAAGACGAACTTGGTCCTACCTTTGATGAGAAAGCACCAAGCATGACATCCATCAACATGGAGAATCATCTTTGTTTTGATCCAGGCACAACTCCTACGCCTTTGACCACATACATTCAGGAGCACTGTGAGAAACTTGATTTGATTAATTTTCTGTCTGAAATGTGTGTTAAGATCAGTTCTCAAGATGTGAAACGTTTTGGTTTTGACAAGGTTAAAAAATTTCGTGTTTCAGATTCTGTTTTTGAAAACATGTTTAATTATTTTAAAGTGTTTGAACATGATGAACTTCTTGATCAAAAATGTTTTCAACATGAAAATGACATCAATTCTGGATTTTTTTTGAGTTTTGATCAGTTCTTGAAACATAGCAAATGTTTTGATCATTTTGAAGAGTCTCCTGAGCTTGATTTGCAACAACCTGATTTTTGTGCTAGAAATTCGTTTGATTCATTTGTCTTCAAAGAAAATAGCTTTAATCTGAGTTGTTATAGATATGCAGTGGTAACTTGTTTGCATCCACTTGTGCCTTGGACGAATTTATGGTTAAGACTTTGCTGGAACAGAAATCACTTAGAGCTAAAATCGATTTTTGTTGTGGTTCTGTTTTGAAATCTGATCTTGAACTTTTGTATTCTAATTCTGATCATATTAGGCACGTTTTGAAAATGTCCTATGATAATTCATGTCTTGAAAGCATTCTGATTTACAACACCTTCTTTGATAAAAGTGATGATCCTTGGATAAGTAATTCTCGGTTTGAAATTGATCTTTTGTGTTCTAAATCTGAGACACTTGCACATGTTTTGAATTTGTTCTTTAGTAACTGTTCTATCACGTGCCTTGACACCATTCTGGTGTACAACACTTACTTTGATAGGCTTCATGATGATCTGAAACGTGTGCTACATGTTCTAGGGAAAGAAACTTTGGTTTCTGATCTGAACAAGTACTTGTCTTGCACATATGATCCTGGTATTTTAATGTTTGTTTTGAGTGTCCAGGATAAACAGGATCAGTCTCCAAGAGGTGTGAGGAGCAGAAAAAGATATCGTGCTTATAAGTTTGAGATTTGGAGATGGAAGTAATTGAGGAAAACAACTTCAAAACTCCAAGGAAGTTTCTTTCCAAAATTTTCTTTAACTATATTTTACATGTTCTTTAGATTCATTTTTCCTGATTTATTTTCTTTTGATACAGATAAAATGGATTTGAGGTCAAATCCTTTTCAAGAGGGAGAGAATGATGTGCCCTTCGGTAGCGCACCGGGCAAAACAGACATGCATGGCTTGATCATGGAAAACAGTAAATATATATGTTCATTTTTTGACCCATATCTTCCAAACCATGAGGCTTCTACGCATGAAATCACTTGGAGAATGTTCTCAACTCAATTATGGAGCTCCTCGAAGAAGAATCAGATCACACGGAGTTCATATGTGACAGTTATGCCATTTACAAATCATGTGATCTTCAGTTCTCGCGAATTCAGACCACCCGAGAAGTTAGAAATTGCTAACCTTCTTTCTGATGAACCAATGACCAATTCAATCATGCCAAAGGTGATTATTCATGTTCTAAATGTCCAAAAAAGTCTTGGGCTTGATGGTTTACAAAAAGAATAAAAAACAGACTTGTTTGGGTCAAATGGAGAAAGCGATAAAAAATAGCTAAGGAAAAAAGGTGGATTTCGACCAGAATTTAAAGAGACATTTCTTGGCCCATATCATGAGCATATTCTTCACTTTTCAAAGTCCTGGTCGTGGCTATATCAAGAAACAGTCCAAGTTTCAGTCAAAAACTTTATTTAGTCAAATCTTTATTTCTATTTTCAATGTCATGTTTTTAGCAAATTCACTACGAGAATTGTCAAAGTTAGCTACGGAATGGCTAAGGCATATCTATAGCCATGATAATTAGCTACGAAAATAGCGAAAGATGGCAACAAAACAAAATTTTAGTAATTTTGTCGCTAAACTGTCGCTGTCTGTAGCAATTTAGCTTGGAATTGGTTCTGTGGTTATGTTGTTGCTAAATAACTACATATCAGCTATGGACAAGTTGTCGCCAACAATTTTCCTTACTTGTAATAGATGGCCATAATTATTGTTGTTGCTAAATGTTTATGTTCCCTTAGAAATTTATCACTAAATAACGATATGAGAAATCTATCTAATTTGATGGAAAAGTGTCGTAAAGACAATAGCGCGATTCATACAAAATACTATGTCAAGTCCAAATGACTGCTTATTATCTTAGTTAAGAAAACTAGTAAATATATATCATGGTTGTTCTTTTGACGTTTTACATTAAAAATATGTAAAAAAGAAACTCAATTAATCTTTCTATTTCAAATATTAAAGATTAAAAAAAAATAAACAATAATAAAAGCATCGATCATGATTCAAAACTATATAATAAACTACATTCACTTAGCTAATTACAACGTAAGATTTATAATTTTATGTCTTCTAAGAAATATTTATTAACTAATATTCTGATCAACAAAACTACTCGAAGTATTTATATTCTAGAGTTTAGAATTTAGTTAAATTTAATTATTATTAAACACTTCAATCATGAACAAGAAATGAAGTTTAAACCCAAACCCTATATTCCATATACACCATATACCCTAAATCTCTTATTTTATTCTCTAAGCTATAAATGAACACTAAACTTATATTTAAATTTTAAACTTAAATAGAAACTATACTACAATCATAACACATGTAAAATTGATAAAAGGAATCACATGATTGAAAAATGAAGAAATGCTATCATTGGTCTATCAAGAAGGACAAGGATGAGTATCGTAGGGGTTACAGTTTTAGGGGTTACACTTTGAAATATGAAATTTATAGTTTTACGGATTACAAGAGGATAAATATTTACTTCCAATTATACTTCCCTCCATAAGATCTGGCTCCAAAAATTGGCTCCAAAAATATTTTGGGTTTTGGCTCCAATTCATTTTTAGCCTAAATTTTTCATTAATGCACAAAACACTAACAAGTCTTGTACAACTCCGAAAGATAGAGAAGCTGTGACTTCCGGAGTACAAGCCCGGGGGAGACCCAGTCGAACACATGAAAGCTTTCAACATCGCGATGGCGCGGGCTCGTCTCTCCGACGAAGAAAAGGACGCTGGCTACTGTCAACTGTTCGTCGAAACCCTCCACGAGCAGGCCCTGACCTGGTTCTCTCAACTTGAAGAGAACTCGATCAGTAGTTTCCGCGACCTATCAGCGGCATTCCTCAAGACATACATTATGTTCACAAAGCGCACCGCTACTGCTTCTTGTCTATGGAACCTGTCCCAAAGTAAAGATCAGAGCCTCCGCGACTACATGGAAAAGTTCAAAGCAGTAGTCTCAAGGATCGCGATCCCAGACGACATCGCCATCGATGCCCTGATGAACACTTTGTGGTTCCGCTCCAAGTTCCGTGAGGACTTATACCAGAACCCAACCACCTCGCTTCAAGACGCATGAACGCAACAAAAACTCCAGCGACTAAAACCGCCGACACTCGGGCTGAACCGCGTCAGCATCCCCCTAGCGACAAAAACAACCGCAAAGACGGCTTTATGTACATCGTCAACGAGAACAATGTGCCAATTTCGACCATGGTGGTCCGAGGAGAGGGGTGGAACAAGTGGGTCAGAGAGCTTGACTCGCCTGACGAACCAACTAATGCTGTCTGCGTAACCCAATCCGACCTAACAACGGGTCCTTCCAGAACCGTCGACCTCACCAAGCATTGCGAATATCACGATGTCAAAGGACACGACACGACAGAGTGCAAATCACTATACGCACTCTATCTCTCGTCTCTCGCCAGCAGTGACTTCAAATTCGAGCCTCTAAAAGCTAAGCCCAAAAACGGCAAAAGTTGGAGCAAAAAAGAGGAAAGAAGAACCCAGCGCAAGGCGACCGGCAAAGGCCGACAAAACGAGAAGCAGCAACAAGACGAGGATAAGGCTCCAAAGGATGACGGTAACGACGACTCTTATGCCGACGAAGAACAGCCGACAAACCGCAGGCGCATAAAGGTTATACTTTCTCAACAAGCTCTGTCATCTGACGACGAAAACGATGACGCGCCTTCATCCGGATATTTGAGAGATATCCTCAAGCGAAAGCTCGGGCCTGAAGACGTTAACGATCCCATAGGTACTGATCTTCGGCTGGCGCTTAACGCACGAAAGTCCAGACGTGTCCTGACCAGCGATCCCCCCCCCCCGAACAGCATCCGAAACATTCGGGCAGTGACCTTCGAGATAAACTCAATGCCAACGTGTGTGATATACGCGTTTTCCTCAACCGCTCAAAGCCAACAGACCTCCGGAGGCAATTAGAACGGATTAAGACGCCAGACAGCCCTACGTTGTCCCAGACAGCTCTACGTTGTCGCATAACGACGACAACGCATCCGCTGATCTGCGCGCCATTTTAAACTCCAAGAAGGCACGCTCGAGCCTGCAACTAAACGTCATCATGGGCGGCTCCCCTCCTTGCGGCAATTCTGTTCGCTCTGTCAAGGATTACCGCCGGCAAGCCGCGACATCGCAGAGGTGGCCGACTAAGTCACCAAACCACCCTCCTATAACCTTCACGCCTGACGACACCGCTGGGATTCATATCCCCCATAACGACCCCCTTCTTGTCGTCCTAGGAATTGGAGAGTACGATGTAACAAAAGTACTCATCGACACCGGAAGCTCCGTCGACCTCATTTTTCGAGGAACACTCCAAATGATGGGCGTCGACCTCAACGATATCAAGGCATCAACCAGAACGTTAACCGGATTCAACGGTTTTTCTGAAACAATACTAGGAACGATCCGTCTCCCAGTATGTGCCTGCGGAGTTACTCGAATGGTCAAATTTGCTGTCGTAAGCACGAAGGCGCCTTACCATGCGATTCTTGGAACCCCATGGATACACTCGATGCAGGCGGTCCCATCCACCTTTCACCAGTGCATCAAGTTTCCGGGAACAAACAGAACAATTAAGACGTTACGAGGAGATCAGCCGGCCGCACGAGACCTATTGATCACCACTATTAAGCTCCAACGCTCTTCTCTGCCCGTCAACTCTATCTCTCCCCCGATCGCCAAAGTCTGTCCTCAGAAGGAGGAAGTTCTCGAGTTACCCATCGACGCCACATACCCAAGCAGGACCGCACGTATCGGCGCATATCTATCTGATGATATGCAACAGTCGATTCTTGACTTCCTCAAGAAGAACATATCTACATTCGCATGGTCCATGTCGGATATGAAGGGAATCGATCCAGCTATAACGATGCATGAACTTAACGTTGACCCCACCTTCAAGCCCATCCGACAGAAGAGACGTAAGCTAGGTCCTGACAGGTCCAAGGCTGTAAACGAAGAAGTCGAGCGGTTACTCGGTGCCGGCTAAATCACTGAGGTACGCTACCCTGAATGGTTAGCAAATCCAGTGGTGGTCAAAAAGAAGAATGGGAAGTGGCACGTCTGCGTCGACTTCACTGACCTAAATAAAGCTTGCCCGAAGGACATCTACCATCTTCCCAATATCGACCGCATGGTCAAATCCACAGCTGGGAACGAGATGCTCACGTTCATGGATGCATTCTCCGGATACAACCAGATCATGATGCATCCTGACGATCGCGAGAAAACGGCCGTTATCACAGATAGGGGAACCTACTGTTATAAAGTCATGTCATTCGGCCTAAAAAACGCGGGAGAAACTTACCAACGACTCGTGAACGTAATGTTCGTAGATAAGCTCGGCGACACAATGGAAGTTTACATCGACGACATGCTCGTTAAGTTGCTACACGCCGCCGACCACCTCGGCCATCTACGAGATTGTTTCGAAACCCTCAATAAGTACGGCATGAAACTGAACCCGGCAAAGTGCACTTTCAGAGTTTCCTCAGGGGAGTTCCTTGGTTACATTGTAACACAACGAGGGATCGAAGACAACCCAAAGCAGATCTCGGCAGTCCTGGACCTCCCAAGTCTGAAAATAGCAGAGAAGTCCAATGGCTCACGGGCCGGATTGCCGCACTCAATCGATTCATCTCTCAGTCTACTGACAAGTGTCTACCGTTCTACGACCTCCTGCGTGGGAACAAGAAGTTTATCTGGGACGAGAAGTGCGAAGAAGCATTTGCTCAACTCAAACAATATCTGACTACACCGCCTGTACTCGCCAAGCCGGATGTCGGGGATGTCTTATCTCTTTACGCCGCAGTCTCTCCCGCAGCAGTCAGTAGCGTTCTCATAAAGGAAGACTGTAGCGAGCAAAAACCGATCTTCTACACAAGCATGCGTATGAACGGACCGGAAACCAGATACCCGACCCTAGAAAAGATGGCCCTGGCTGTAGTCGAAGCAGCAAGGAAACTCCGTCCGTATTTCCAGTCACATACAATCGAGGCCCTAACTTACCCGAAACGAATCTAGAGAGAGAAACAAAAGTAGAGAGAAGGGAGAGAGAATTGGATACCTGAGCTTGCAGAGAAGAATGACGAAAGCGAAAGGAAGAGGCCTATTTATAGTAAAGACGGAGGCACGCTTTCCAAACGCAATCATTAAGTCTAGAAAGGCCTAAATGGGTCTCAAAGGCCATCTACATGCCAAATAATCTACTCGCGACGGTTCCGCTTCTCGGTCAAACCGGTTTGCGGTTTGCGGTCAAACCAAAATCAATCTCCGGTTCACACCTAAATCGGCTTCTGCTCTCGAAACAGTCAACGACTGACTTCTCAAAGACAGTCAACAATTGACTCCTTCGACGACTAGAATATGTCTTATGTCACCAAAATGGCGAGCAAATGGTGAACCAACTCTGATGACTTAGCATTGCCTAATTGACGAGGGGCGACCAAACACGCGTAACGATCATTAGGACGACCGAGTAGACATGCTTCTGTGATCTTTTCTACTCGACTGATGAAAGACGGAGCACACCTTGCGCTAGAACTTGTTATCCGAACAAATCTGACCCACTAAGTAGAGATCAAATTCCATCATTATCATCTAATCAACAAGGTTGGAAAACTACTGACCCGTACATGAAACCCTCCTCATCTTCGTCGTTGTAGGAGATGGATCATATCCCTCCACAAGGCCCATCAAATAACAAGGTCTTGCCCGCTAAGTGATGAATTTACTCGGCTCGGCGAGTAAATATATCGGCTCGGCCCCAGAGTGCTTTTAGCCGATAAAGCCGAAGCCGACTAAAAGTATATGGCTCAAGGGGACTCCTCGAAGGCCCATCTACTCGGCCTACTTGGATAAGGCCCAAAAGATACATTCGGATTAGGGCACACAAGGACGGAAAGCTTATAAAGAGAAGGAGGCAACAACAAGGAGGGGAGGATATTGGACACACACACTGAACGGCTAGATCTAGGGTTTTAGTATCTCTTTATCTCTCACCGCTTTGTACCTTCCCGGTTAGCTCCCGAAGCACCGGCTTGTCTCCATAACTCTTTGTCACTCTTGTAACCTCTTGGTCATATCTAATAAAACGTTTTTATTCATCCCACTTTCGAGTTCTTTCAACCTAGTCGACTGAACTCCGTACAAACAAGTCTCCACACTTAGAAAAAAAAATCAAAACTCTCTCCCTCTCGACGTCTCTCTATCGGACTCTCCGACTCTCCTTCTCATTCTCTCCTCCGACCAGAACCCTCATGGCTTCCACCGGACTACTCATGAATCGTCATCGCCTACGACCACCCGAGTTAAATCTCCCGGTTGGTTCTTCTTCTTCCACGACTTATTTTAGATTAGGGTTTCAATTTGTCCCTAGTTATTCTTCTTCTTCTTCTTCTTCTTCTGCTATTTATTGTTCTAGATTAGTCATCTATTAGGGTTTCAATTAGTTTCAGTGTTAGGGTTTTGATTTGGGTCAGTGTAGGATTAGGGTTTCGATTTGGGGCTTTTTAGCTTATGGTTTTGATTTGAGTCAGTGTAGGATTAGGGTTTCGGTTTGGGGACCAATGATTGTTCTGTACTAGTCCTCAAATAGGATTGTTCTTATCTCTGGTTTGCAGGTTTATGTCAATGGTTCTCTTAACGTTTTCCCCACTGACAAGTGATGGTACTTTTGTAGTCAAACGTCTGGAGAAAATTGCCAAATAAGTTTAATCCATTGTTGTTTCACAACAATTCTCCAGCATCAACCACGAAGAGGAGGTTCCAACTCACAAACAAACAAACTAGTTTGATGTCTTCTTGCCAGTGAAGTAGCTCGATAAATATCTTCTCAATTGCAGTTAAATCACTTGGTAAGTTGTAAATATTTTTAATAAGATTAAATCCTAAAGTCTCAACCTTTTTGGATCTATAAGAGTAACAGTTAGTTTCCATTGTGTTTGTTTTACAGGTACCATAGTTCCAAGGATTATGCCTGTATTTGCTTGCCCTTGCGGTTAGTGATTCAAATGGCTTAAATTTTGACCTAGATATTATTGGTTGTTTATCATGTGCCCATTATTTTCTATCTTATTTCAACCATTTTCTTAGGCAGTTATTGATATTGCGCCCCTTCTTTGCAGATCGTGAACCTGAGTCAAGTAATCTCTATAGAAGACTCTCTCGACTGGATAAAGAAGTCCGGTTCCAGGGGGCTTTGCTCGAGTTCAAAGCAACGGAAGGAGTCAGGTTTTCCTGAGCAACAAGCTGCTCCACAGCTATATTACTGGCATCCATAAGTCACAGCCAAGCCAGTCATAAAACGTATCCTTGATTTCACAGGTACTCTCTCAGTCTACTCTGTTTGACAGCCTATAATTCTGTTTCAAACCTACCGTATCTAATTGTGGTTCTGTCTCTCTTCTCTTATTGCAGAATCGGAAGGCATATTGTAACATCTCCATCCACGAATCCTAACACATGATCATATGCATCTGGATAACATTAGGTTCTGTTTTTTGTTCTCTTTATGGGTTAACTTTTTTTTGTACTTGTATCATGCTTAATGATCTCTGTGAGCTTTGACAGTTTTTGATTTTCTTGTTATAATCTACCTTACATTATTAATGTTTGTTAACACAATTTTAAAGAATTTTATTTATTTATTAGTTAATATATTTAGTTCTGCTCACTAATTAAAAAATATTGGACAACAAATTGTTTTTCAAAAAGTTATAAATTGTATTAGCTACAGATAACTCAAATCAAAAGCTAGAACTAACCAAAAGTAATACGTAGCCAAATCCGTGGCTACATTTGATATATAGCTACAATAAAAAGGGTTGCTAAAATCGTCACAATAAGTCACAGATCAAGTCATAGCTAATCTCTAGCTATTGGCTACAAAAACAGTTGTCTCTATTCTGTCGCTATTGACCTACGGATTGGCTACGAATTACAGATAGGATCGGCGCTGAGGCCAAAGATTTAATCTGTCGCGATCCGTTGCCTTTCTAAATTTAGCAACAGATTTGGCCCATTAGTTACAAAATAATCTTTAGCTGTTTCAGTGATTTCTTGTAGTGATTCTTTTTTGGATATCTACAACTTGTAATCCTAAAAATAAGGCCTAAGAGCCACGAAATAACACAATGAGTTTTTCCCTTTTTATGAGTTTATCTCTTTGTTCTTTGTAGAATATTTCTTTGTTTCTTGGTGAGTTTATCTCCGAGTAAACATTCTCTATTTCGTTGGACTTGTGCGTCATATCAAACAACGTTTAGAAACCCTTCTTTTGTTGGACTTGTGCGTCATATCAAGCAACAACTGAAGTTTGGTAGTATCAAGAGACTTTCCACCACTCTTGTGTCACCATTCATTCCACCAGTTCTCCCTTTTGGCGAGTTCATATCCTTTAGTCCGATTGAGTGATCCTTTCCTATTCTAGGGTCCTTCACGACTCCCCTAAAGAAATCTGGGAAGCCGTGAAGTCAAGAAATCTTGGTGATGAACACGTAAAGGAAGCTCGCCTTCAGACCTTGATGAATGAGTTTGAACGTCTAAGGATGAAAGACACAGACTCAATAGATATCTTTTCGGGCAAGATATTAGAATTGGCCTCAAAATCCGCAGCGTTAGGTCAAGCGATGGCAGAACCTAAGCTGGTAAAGAAGTTCCTGGACAGTTTACCGCAAAGTAAGTATATTCAGATCATAGCCTCACTTGAACAAGTTCTCGATCTGAATAAAACGATTTCCGAAGACTTTGTTGGGAGACTCAAGGCGTATGAAGAACGGATTCAGGAAGAAGATACGCAAGAGCCACAAGGGAAACTTTTGTACACGGACTCCAATCAATCATACAACTCAAGAGGAAGAGGTAGAGGTTGGAATCGTGGTCGAGGAAACATAGGAAGAGGGAAAGCCCCTGAAAGATGTGATGTTAGGATGAGGGATAACTACCTAACACTGGAAGACCCTAATGGAAGACTACTGGCGAAAGTGTTAAGGTCGCCTAACCGGCTGTACAAGTTGCAACTTCAAGTTGGTAGACCAGCCTGTTTGCACACGAGAATAGAAGAAGATACTTGGAGATGGCATGCTAGGCACATACACATTAGTTTCAAAACTATAAGGTCGATGGCGATACAACAGATGGTACACGGGTTGCCGGAGATTCAAGATGAGAAGGAGTGTTGGAATTGGAAGGGAGCTAACAAGGAAGAACAGAGAGAACCTGGTAAGTTTAGGATGTCATGGGGTGCTACAATAGACGACGAACATGGTCCATTCGTAGTTGGAACTCAACAGGAAGAACTTGCTGCTGAAGAGACTGACGCGCAGCAACCAGAACCTATTTAAGTCAATCCAGACGTTGAACAAATCGAACCACAACCTAGGCGCTCAACACATCAATCAACTCGTCCTAGCTATCTTGACGACTACGTATTACTGGCCGACATTGAGTGTGAGTTTCTACTTCTTGCAGTCAATGACGAACCAATTAACTTTCAAGAAGCCATCAAACTTGTTCAATGGAGAAAAGCTTGCAGAGACGAGATTGATTCTATTGAGGAGAATGAGACGTGGGTGCTAGTAGACAAACCAGTCGGAGTAAATGTCATTGGCCTCAAGTGGATCTTTAAGATCAAAAGGAATGCAGATGGCTCAATCAACAAGTATAAGTCAAGACTCGTGGCTAAAGGATATGTTCAAGAACATGGAATCGACTTTGAAGAGGTGTTTGCACCAGTTGCTCGTATAGAGACGATCAGATTGCTATTCGGTTTAGCTGCTGCAAACGGATGGGAGATCCATCATTTGGAAATGAAGACAACGCTCTTACATGGAGAATTGACAAAAGATGTGTACGTATCTCAGCCTAAAGGATTTGAAAAGAAGGGAGAAGAACATAAGGTTTTCAAACTTCGAAAGGCTTTATACGGATTAAGGCAAGCTCCACGAGCCTGGAACACGAAGCTTGATCAAATAATGAAAGGATTAAAGTTCCATAAGTGTTCCAAGGAAATTTTAGTATACTGAAAGGAAGAAGGACTCGTGGTGGTGAATAATAGTCATCATAATGATCATGATCATATCGAAACCGGAGGCAACTAATGAAGGTGATTTCGATAATGATCATAATCACACCACATATGAAGATGTGATAGAAGATCAACATCAATCTGTTCAACCACATCAACCTGTTCGAGCGGAACAACATGTTCAAGCGGAACAACCTGTTTAACCGGAAGAACTTGTTCGACATCTGCGAAGATCAAGTTGTCAAAGTGTTCACTCAAGCTATCTGGTTGATTATGCTCTTCAAAGATCCAAAGAAGAATGTGAGAGACTTCTACTATCAAAGGATAATGAGCCAAGGAACTGTAAGGAGGCTAAAGACTTGAAAGAATGGAAAGTCATATAACAAGATATGGATTCGAGTTGATAAACCTTAAGCTGAGAATGGAAAGTCATATAACAAGATATGGATTCTTGTTATAAAGATTCTTGATCTTTGAACTTTTCTTTTGTTTCTTTAAATCTTAAGCTGTATTAGTCTCAACATTATAAAGTGTTCATTTTCTTGTACCTGGTGAGTTCTGGCAACAACATTCAGTTACGGAAGAAAAAGTTTTCCTTGACTTACATAATTGAATTGGTTAAGGGGTTAAATGTACGTTTTACATGTATTAAACGAGATGTAAATGGGATAGCCTACTGTCCGAGCTGGCTTGCCTGCCTCAGCTACAAGACCGACTGAACTAATCCCAAAACGACCACTTCATTTTTCGGCTTAGTTCTTTTGTGTGACTGTGAAGAAGACGATTAAGCCTGATTCACAAGTCTAAGAATATCTTGACCGGTATTGTTCTGAACCAAGAGAGATCTCTACCAGTTCATGATAGTGTTCACCAGAGCTAATGATGTGGTGAAATTGTTGTTTTCAAGAAAGAGAAGGAAACAAAAGATCAAGTTAATCGGCTTCGGCGATGATATCCCTATAGTTTGAATTTCTCGATTGTATATGCAAGATCACAATAATAAGAATTTGCTCTCTTATTAATCTTAAGGAAAATCCTCTCAAAACCTTAAGCTCTTTCTCTAACAATCTCAAAACTCTTAAGGGATGCAACAACTCTGCAACTCCTATTTATAAGAATAGATATCTCCTAATCTTACTAGTTAAAGCTTATCTATAAATATTTCCTAATCCTCTTAGTAAACCATATCTCGGTGGGATTAGGATAGCTTATTCTCTAAGCTAATTCAAGCTTATTCCAACATTCTCCCCTTTAAGCTTGAATTCATTTCTTGTCAAGTCTTCAACGCCAATTAAACTCCTCATCTCTTTGAATCGAATCCTTGCGAGTGCTTTTGTTAATATATCTGCTCGTTGCTCGCTTCCTGCGATGTGATGAACCTCGATCAAGTTGTTATCAACGCATTCTCTGATGAAGTGGT
Proteins encoded in this window:
- the LOC106338229 gene encoding uncharacterized protein LOC106338229; amino-acid sequence: MGGSPPCGNSVRSVKDYRRQAATSQRWPTKSPNHPPITFTPDDTAGIHIPHNDPLLVVLGIGEYDVTKVLIDTGSSVDLIFRGTLQMMGVDLNDIKASTRTLTGFNGFSETILGTIRLPVCACGVTRMVKFAVVSTKAPYHAILGTPWIHSMQAVPSTFHQCIKFPGTNRTIKTLRGDQPAARDLLITTIKLQRSSLPVNSISPPIAKVCPQKEEVLELPIDATYPSRTARIGAYLSDDMQQSILDFLKKNISTFAWSMSDMKGIDPAITMHELNVDPTFKPIRQKRRKLGPDRSKAVNEEVERLLGAG